One Nocardia sp. BMG111209 DNA segment encodes these proteins:
- a CDS encoding zinc-binding alcohol dehydrogenase family protein, whose amino-acid sequence MTAWRVRRPGPIGAGPLARVRAPVPAPAAGELLVRVRACGVCRTDLHVAEGDLPVHRPAVIPGHEVVGEVVAAGPGVRAEPGDRVGIAWLRHTCGTCRYCLRGAENLCPNSRYTGWDADGGYAEFAVVPADYAHPLPAGYSDAELAPLLCAGIIGYRALRRAALPDGGRLGIYGFGGSAHLAAQVALARGAEVHVMTRDPGARELALALGAASAQGAADPPPVALDAAILFAPVGDLVLPALEALDRGGVLSIAGIHLSDIPSLNYQRHLFQEREIRSVTANTRADAREFLAFAGAHRLEVTVHPYPLAAADRALSDLAHGKFAGAAVLIPDTP is encoded by the coding sequence ATGACGGCCTGGCGGGTGCGGCGGCCCGGGCCGATCGGCGCCGGGCCGCTGGCGCGGGTGCGCGCGCCGGTGCCCGCACCCGCGGCGGGGGAGCTGCTGGTCCGGGTGCGCGCGTGCGGGGTCTGCCGCACGGATCTGCATGTGGCCGAGGGTGATCTGCCGGTGCACCGGCCGGCGGTGATCCCCGGGCACGAGGTGGTCGGGGAGGTGGTGGCGGCCGGGCCCGGCGTGCGGGCCGAACCCGGGGACCGGGTGGGGATCGCCTGGTTGCGCCACACCTGCGGGACGTGCCGGTACTGCCTGCGCGGCGCCGAGAACCTCTGCCCGAATTCGCGGTACACCGGCTGGGACGCCGACGGCGGTTACGCCGAATTCGCCGTCGTGCCCGCGGATTACGCGCATCCGCTGCCGGCCGGGTACTCCGATGCCGAACTGGCCCCGCTGCTGTGCGCGGGCATCATCGGGTATCGGGCGCTGCGACGGGCCGCGCTGCCCGACGGCGGGCGGCTCGGGATCTACGGCTTCGGCGGCAGCGCGCATCTGGCCGCACAGGTGGCGCTGGCCCGCGGCGCCGAGGTACACGTGATGACCCGGGATCCGGGTGCGCGGGAGCTGGCGCTGGCCCTCGGCGCGGCCTCGGCCCAGGGCGCCGCCGATCCGCCGCCGGTGGCGCTGGACGCGGCGATCCTGTTCGCGCCGGTGGGTGACCTGGTGTTGCCGGCGCTCGAGGCGCTGGACCGCGGCGGGGTGCTGTCGATCGCCGGTATCCATCTCAGCGATATCCCCTCGCTGAACTATCAGCGACATCTGTTCCAGGAGCGCGAGATTCGCTCGGTGACCGCCAACACCCGCGCGGACGCACGGGAATTCCTGGCCTTCGCCGGTGCGCACCGGCTCGAGGTGACCGTCCATCCGTACCCGCTCGCCGCGGCCGATCGCGCGCTGTCCGATCTGGCTCACGGGAAGTTTGCCGGTGCGGCGGTACTGATACCTGACACGCCGTAG
- a CDS encoding expansin EXLX1 family cellulose-binding protein: MHRVARDEHVRAVRPWLWTTLVVAGIVAAVVWMLLPAQAACHVTSNPPLAKAAGAVRTPVAQSVPDAEHVDAAVVRQARYFALGTGEPACSFPDLPADGFYVGLPTDEFDGGALCGATMDLTGPLGSVRAVVVDRCPGCAAHQYDVSTAAFGRIANRTAGVADVRVARVHNPNPAPDLMYRVESGSSSDWLGLLVAETGNPVSRVEIRATAGGATHTLTRGIDNWFTSSGAGSGPFTAVVTDTDGHQVQVPGIVLSPGRVQHTGIALYEGSPPPAPAGPDPKAAPAPTCT, from the coding sequence ATGCATCGGGTGGCGCGGGACGAGCACGTTCGAGCGGTACGACCGTGGCTGTGGACCACGCTGGTGGTCGCCGGGATCGTGGCGGCCGTGGTGTGGATGTTGCTGCCGGCGCAGGCGGCCTGCCACGTCACGTCGAATCCGCCGCTCGCGAAAGCCGCCGGTGCGGTGAGAACCCCGGTGGCACAGTCGGTTCCGGATGCCGAGCACGTGGACGCGGCGGTGGTGCGGCAGGCGCGGTACTTCGCGCTCGGGACCGGTGAGCCGGCCTGCTCGTTCCCGGATCTGCCCGCCGACGGCTTCTACGTCGGCCTGCCCACCGACGAATTCGACGGTGGTGCGCTGTGCGGCGCCACCATGGATCTCACCGGCCCGCTGGGGTCGGTGCGCGCGGTGGTGGTCGATCGGTGTCCCGGCTGTGCCGCACACCAATACGACGTGAGCACCGCGGCCTTCGGCCGGATCGCGAACCGCACCGCCGGGGTCGCCGACGTCCGGGTGGCGCGCGTGCACAATCCGAATCCGGCGCCGGATCTGATGTACCGGGTGGAGAGCGGCTCCTCGTCCGACTGGCTCGGCCTGCTCGTCGCGGAGACCGGAAATCCGGTGAGCCGGGTGGAGATTCGGGCCACCGCCGGCGGCGCCACCCACACCCTCACCCGGGGGATCGACAACTGGTTCACGTCGTCGGGGGCCGGATCGGGCCCGTTCACCGCCGTGGTGACCGATACCGACGGGCATCAGGTCCAGGTGCCGGGCATCGTGCTGTCGCCGGGACGGGTGCAGCACACCGGGATTGCGCTCTACGAGGGTTCGCCGCCGCCCGCCCCGGCCGGGCCGGATCCGAAGGCGGCGCCCGCACCGACCTGCACCTGA
- a CDS encoding cutinase family protein, producing the protein MSDRKVLPSRKWRIAGVAAAVVTAGLLYPAPRAEAQSCAAVEVVVARGTQEPGYLGSAVGDPLFAALRERLPVGVAGYRVNYPADLTDVYSVGAGSADLVAHMASRVAACPAQRFVLAGYSQGAAVVHTALGTGVTADVPGGVRLSGDLGDRVVAVLLFGDPMRLGGWSVPGPYLGRTGNWCAPGDPVCAGGLDPAAHVVAYGDSIRAAANFTADRL; encoded by the coding sequence ATGAGCGACCGAAAGGTGTTGCCGTCCAGGAAATGGCGTATCGCCGGGGTGGCGGCGGCCGTGGTCACGGCCGGTCTGCTGTACCCCGCTCCACGGGCCGAGGCGCAGAGTTGCGCGGCGGTGGAGGTGGTGGTGGCCAGGGGGACCCAGGAGCCGGGATATCTCGGCAGCGCGGTGGGCGATCCACTGTTCGCCGCGCTGCGAGAACGATTGCCCGTCGGTGTCGCCGGGTATCGGGTGAACTATCCGGCGGATCTGACGGATGTGTATTCGGTGGGCGCGGGCAGCGCGGATCTGGTGGCGCACATGGCATCCCGGGTGGCGGCCTGTCCGGCGCAGCGCTTCGTGCTGGCCGGCTATTCGCAGGGCGCGGCGGTGGTGCACACCGCGCTGGGTACCGGTGTCACCGCGGACGTTCCGGGCGGGGTCCGGCTGTCCGGCGACCTCGGCGACCGGGTGGTGGCGGTGCTGCTGTTCGGCGATCCGATGCGCCTCGGCGGCTGGAGCGTGCCCGGCCCATACCTGGGGCGCACCGGAAACTGGTGCGCCCCGGGCGATCCGGTGTGCGCGGGCGGCCTGGATCCGGCGGCGCACGTGGTCGCCTACGGTGACAGCATCCGCGCCGCCGCCAATTTCACCGCCGATCGGCTGTGA